The Thermoproteales archaeon DNA segment CTTCCCTAACAACAGCGGCGATATCAGCTCCGCTGAAGCGCTCAGTCATTTCAGCCAATATAGCGAAATCGACGTCTTTAGCTAATGGTAAACCTCTGCAATGTATTCTGAAAATTTCCTCCCTGGCTTTCTTATCGGGGGGAGGCACGTACAAAACCTTATCAAATCTTCCCGGTCTTAGCAATGCATCATCTAAAACATCGGGCATGTTCGTAGCACCTACTACAAGCACATTTTCTGAAGACTCCAATCCGTCCATTTCGCTCAATATAATGCTGAGAAGCCTAGGGGCAACATCGTCTGTTGAATATGAATCTCTCTTTCTAGCGATAGCATCGATTTCATCGAAGAATAAAATGCATGGAGCCTCTCTTCTGGCAAGAGCAAATATCTTTGCAAGTTTTTGCTCGCTTTCTCCATACCACTTGCTCATTATATCGCTGCACTTTACGTGTATAAACTTCATTTTTAAACGAGAAGCTAGTGCCTTCATTAGAAGCGTTTTTCCACAACCTGGAGGCCCGAAGAGCAATATGCCCTTTGGAATAGATAAATTAAACTCTTTTGCTAGCTTAGCCTTTTCCAGAGGCAATAATATAGATTCTTGAAGCTCAAACTTTATATTATCTAATCCTCCTATATCTTCAAACCTGACCTTTTGCCTTTTTGACGGCGTAAACAATCCTATTTCGCTTAATGTTGTGCTGAACTTTTCTTCTTCTCTAAATCTGTTTACGATTCCGGCAATACTACCAAATACTATAGAAAATGATGTCGTCATAAGAATAAAGGGTAGATAGAAATCGAAGTCTATTGGTTGCGCGAACATAACGTTAATCGTGCTCGAGAAAATCAACGCGATAATGCTTGAAACAAGCAGTGAAGTAAGAATTATTCTTATTCTAGAATAATTCTTACCAGCAAGAGATGCTAAACCATACGGAGCTACAGTATAAGCTATTAAGAGACTCAATGGCATCATACCATAAGATAAGAGGTTAAAATACAAACATTGAAGCATCGAAGAAGCTTCTTTAACGGCTTGAGACGAAAAAACAGGCGTTAGGTATTGAGCTATATCGAAATTCTCTGGTATAGGCCTGGGATATGTTACAAGACCATATGCTTGAGACAGTATAAATCCTCTATTGATTATCCCCGCTGGAAAAATCCATGTTAAGAGAGAAAACACTGTCAGAGAATACATAAGCCCCAGCATAGAAGCTGTTACGGGATCGAAGAAAATGGCGGAAGCGATCAAAGCCGACGCAACGAATTGTCCCATAAACTGCTCGGTAATGCCTATTCCAACCGATATTAAGTAAATAGCCCCAGCAAGCCAATGTCTTCTAGTTAATGAGAAAAACGGTATTGTCAGAATAAGATGTAGCAACCCTAGTCCTGGACTGTAATATGCCATTGCTGGAACAGCAATCAACCATATTAGAATTAGAGCCAGCTTTGGATGTCTTAATGACACCAGAAGAACCGCAGAGAAAAGAGCTACTTGGACGTAACCAGAATAAAATGGTAGAAGCTTCATGACAGAATAAAACGCGAAAGAGATAATGATGGATTGCACTAAGCTTTTCACGATGTCCCTACTTATCATTTAATCCCCTGATTGATTTAATATTATTTCATAAAAATGAACATCGGTATTCTATAGAAAACGCAATACGCTTAAAATACTAGGATACTAATTACAGTAAAACACTATATCAGGGATAGATTATGAAAGTATCAGTTAAACTTGTGGAAGGACTAACTTTTCTAGCGGAAACCGAGTCGGGACATGGTATCGTGATAGATGTAGAGCCGGAGTACGGTGGAAGCAATTTAGGAGCATCTCCTATGGAAGTCGTGCTGGCTGGAATAGCAGCGTGTACAGCATTCGATATAGCCGTCATACTTCGTAAAATGAAACAAGATTTTCACAGGATAAATACCGCTCTGCAAGTAACATGGTTAA contains these protein-coding regions:
- a CDS encoding AAA family ATPase, which codes for MISRDIVKSLVQSIIISFAFYSVMKLLPFYSGYVQVALFSAVLLVSLRHPKLALILIWLIAVPAMAYYSPGLGLLHLILTIPFFSLTRRHWLAGAIYLISVGIGITEQFMGQFVASALIASAIFFDPVTASMLGLMYSLTVFSLLTWIFPAGIINRGFILSQAYGLVTYPRPIPENFDIAQYLTPVFSSQAVKEASSMLQCLYFNLLSYGMMPLSLLIAYTVAPYGLASLAGKNYSRIRIILTSLLVSSIIALIFSSTINVMFAQPIDFDFYLPFILMTTSFSIVFGSIAGIVNRFREEEKFSTTLSEIGLFTPSKRQKVRFEDIGGLDNIKFELQESILLPLEKAKLAKEFNLSIPKGILLFGPPGCGKTLLMKALASRLKMKFIHVKCSDIMSKWYGESEQKLAKIFALARREAPCILFFDEIDAIARKRDSYSTDDVAPRLLSIILSEMDGLESSENVLVVGATNMPDVLDDALLRPGRFDKVLYVPPPDKKAREEIFRIHCRGLPLAKDVDFAILAEMTERFSGADIAAVVREAARRAARDSIKGRKRLIGLGDFIAVIRRFKPSITYEMLEKYEKFRMDYERVKTTAHRESLISPVRLDDIVDLEYAKSEILDSIIIPLKHPELLEKYNIRQPRGILLFGPPGCGKTMLARAVANELQVQFIEVQCSEITVGDNPEQNVKKIFARARENAPAIIFLDEIDALVPSRSESSEKTRRLLAQFLVEMDGIRNLKNVVILAATNKPSSMDPALLRPGRFDKILYIPPPTKAARMELFKKELENVAIKNLDYERLAELTQGFSAADIVYICNEAKMRAAKRSLQGGDPEVTYADLVTIIESTSPSITDDMMAECYEFYLKHRRSIQLSIPYKIEKGDNDS
- a CDS encoding OsmC family protein; this encodes MKVSVKLVEGLTFLAETESGHGIVIDVEPEYGGSNLGASPMEVVLAGIAACTAFDIAVILRKMKQDFHRINTALQVTWLKMVDWKYLQAIKL